gcccgaccgggggcagcctgcgggacatcggagacccgcaccaccgtccccacctccatcagcggacactgatcccggaagtggtccgggtctccgcacctccaacagaccggcccaggcgccacggccgcacccgtgctggcgggcgccaccacctgaggaggagagcggctgaaggacggggaagggttaggcgggttctcccacggccgggaagttggcctgatgtatcctccacgcctgcggggggcaggaacgtgccctggggagagagcagagcgagagggaacggggggggggggggaagcaggggaagacacaggggaaggggagagagagagagagggggagggctcatctgtcctcggcatcgccgccaggtggtcctccgcgagctgaacagctgcctccagcgacgccgggcggtggcactggacccattccgccgttctcctgggcagtctttgcgtaaattgctccagtaccacctgatcgatgactccctcaacgtcgcggtcccccgcgagcagccaccgccgacaagcgtcccggagctgttgaacaaacgcaaacgggcggtcggacttctccagcttcatgctccggaagagctggcgattctcttccgggctccgaccaacccgctgcagaatggccctcttcaggtcagagtaagccaggaggttcgtcgctggcagttgttgtgccgcgagctgtgcttccccggacaggagaggaattagacgggctgcccactgttcgggcggccagccccagatttcagccgtcctctcaaacaggtcgaggaaggcctcaggatcatctgccacccccatcttctgtaacatgggcgggggcagcgtagcgtgggtgtccggggtcgcggctggggctgacgcagcctcctggctgaggaggctccggatagcgagtcggtcctctgcctgagcccgcatgacctcgAAGAACTGAAGAACTAGAATTGGTTTCTGCaccatgtaaaacagttaaaggatgggaaaggaggaggcgagaaccggcttgacgacataaatgataatttaatgaaaacttaaaccaaaacacataaacaaacacacacgacggacatgcccataattctctctctctcgaaccatcgtcaccggcggcctttatccctcgcgcgcctcatcaggccgattggggaccgggcgcgcgatattctgatcggccgcgccccccccctccgctccacaccatCATATCTACatcaaaacatctttgtttgtgttccacagaagaaagaaaggcatacgagtttgagacaacatcattgtgagtaaatgatgggagaattgtttttgtgtgaactatccatttaacacaTTCGTATCCTGGGAATCAGTATGCTAAAACATTGATTGGGCACAGGATGTCCCTGCTTTACAGGTTGAAAACACAACTAACTAAAACCTCTTCTGTTTTCCAGGATGTCTTCTTAATGATCAGGCATCAAAAGACCACAATCTTCACTGACGCCAAAGAATCCACAACCGTTTATGAGTTGAAACGCATTGTGGAAGGCATACTGAAGAGATCACCGGAGGAACAGAGACTCTACAAGGTTTGAGCTGATATGATTCAAAACTTTGCTCTCCAGTTTTTGTCCAGATGATCATTTGATTTCCTTTCCATTAGGTTGTCTATACTACATTTTGCACTGCAAGTGTTCTGCGGGATGTGTGAGTGAAGTGaaagttgtttcaattattaAGTCACGATGTGTTTCAGGATGACCAGCCGCTAGAAGAGAGTAAGACACTAGGAGACTGTGGCTTCACGAATCAGACAGCTAGACCACAGGCCCCTGCGACTGTAGGACTGGCCTTCCGGATCACCGGTACATGTCATGAACTACAGAACTGCCAGACAAAACTCATCCTGATCTTCAGTTAGCACGCTgttgaaaacatttaatatatttccaCAGACAGCTTTGCTTGTCTTGCGAGGGGAcattttcttggctgatttcatGAGAATCGCCCATTTAATTGTCCCATCACTTCATTATTGAAATGTCAGACATGATGTGAATACACAAATAgattaatacaaatattgataCAGGGATCTAAATGTATTGCAGTATATCAATATATTAGCTGCTGTATCAGCACATTTATATTCAGAACACACTGAAATAGCACCCTATTCCCAATATACTGCACACAGTACGTGTATGGCATGTGTATGGAATATGCCAGTACACAAGAGAGGTGGCAAGATTGCAAGCCAAGCTTGCAGATGATCATGTACCATGTAAAATGCCCTTCAGTTATTAGAAAGCTACCTAACTGTTAAATATGTTGGGTAAGTTTTGCTTTGTGAATTCTGTTTAAAACAGGTTATCAGGTTTGCTCTTATTGGACTCCTGCATGAATgttttccataaatatttagtttaatatGAAATGGGGATAATTCAAATCCcttttcttaaagggttagttcatccaaaatgaagattctctcattatttactcaccctcaagatatcccaggtgtgtatgactttctttcttcagcagaacacatttgaagaaaaatatctcagtaggtccttaaaatgcaagtgaatggagatttctcttttgaagctccaaaaatcatagaaAGTCATAAACGTCATTCATACGACTGCAGccgttaaattaatgtcttctaaagtgatatgatcacttctggtgtgaaaaaaaagaaagtcgtacacacctggtatatcatgagggtgagtacaccacaaggacctactaagtagtggcaaattgggagaaaagaggattaataaaaa
This window of the Xyrauchen texanus isolate HMW12.3.18 chromosome 40, RBS_HiC_50CHRs, whole genome shotgun sequence genome carries:
- the LOC127633120 gene encoding elongin-B-like, which produces MVDDHTTAEMDVFLMIRHQKTTIFTDAKESTTVYELKRIVEGILKRSPEEQRLYKDDQPLEESKTLGDCGFTNQTARPQAPATVGLAFRITDDAFEPLQVEPFSSPPELPDVMKPQDSGSTANEQLVQ